The Anopheles merus strain MAF chromosome 2L, AmerM5.1, whole genome shotgun sequence genome has a segment encoding these proteins:
- the LOC121591595 gene encoding uncharacterized protein LOC121591595, with amino-acid sequence MSFQEKKSLLFSSLESAEQSIGTDSILHQNVNETDYSLDRMSQSRTKPIRVDRYQGRESIFKRPNAPIGRCLKRSNLPDYKRNPHKWTKYTLEDVDTSDRSNTAAAFSFLKQMEDQREAAHADGVDDGANQQPRAEFCRSVVRFNRSAHLRTQLEQADEPVETPVEDRPQFNGRRVLMPEYVVGQRDPKRAKRTSNQRKAGGAKQAGKGAALQLDHLMEENEEESNEEDAEEQTEID; translated from the exons ATGAGTTTTCAAGAGAAAAAGAGCCTCCTGTTTTCATCACTCGAGTCAGCCGAACAGAGCATCGGGACCGATTCGATTCTGCACCAAAATGTGAACGAAACGGACTACAGCCTCGACCGCATGTCGCAATCGCGCACCAAACCGATCCGAGTGGACCGCTACCAGGGCCGGGAGAGCATCTTCAAGCGACCGAACGCACCGATCGGCCGGTGCCTGAAGCGTTCCAACCTGCCGGACTATAAG CGTAACCCGCACAAATGGACCAAGTACACGCTGGAGGATGTGGATACGTCCGATCGGAGCAACACGGCTGCCGCCTTTTCCTTTCTCAAACAGATGGAGGACCAGCGGGAAGCAGCCCACGCTGATGGGGTGGATGATGGGGCAAACCAGCAGCCCCGGGCGGAGTTTTGCAGGTCGGTGGTGCGCTTTAACCGATCCGCACACTTGCGGACCCAGCTGGAGCAGGCGGATGAACCGGTTGAAACGCCCGTCGAAGATAGGCCACAGTTTAACGGTCGGCGTGTGCTCATGCCTGAGTACGTCGTGGGACAGAGAGATCCGAAAAGGGCCAAGCGGACATCGAACCAGCGAAAGGCTGGCGGTGCGAAGCAGGCTGGCAAAGGGGCAGCATTACAGCTGGATCATTtgatggaagaaaatgaagaGGAATCTAATGAGGAAGATGCTGAAGAACAAACAGAAATTGATTGA
- the LOC121591597 gene encoding small integral membrane protein 13, with translation MNVQDGINAAFSVLVSVLIVIVLVCLGWYLVWKLFLSRFKLVRELLGIAQSNEHSPVHSATGRDYSTAAGSSGVVGSGSSIIGGSINADNRSRARKVRRD, from the exons ATGAATGTGCAGGATGGTATAaatgctgcattttcagtGCTCGTTTCGGTGCTCATAGTGATAGTGCTAGTTTGTTTAG GTTGGTATCTAGTGTGGAAGCTGTTTCTCTCCCGCTTCAAGCTGGTCCGCGAGCTGCTCGGCATTGCCCAATCGAACGAACATTCGCCAGTGCACAGCGCCACGGGCAGGGATTACTCAACGGCAGCGGGCAGTAGCGGTGTGGTCGGCAGTGGTAGCAGCATAATCGGCGGCAGCATAAACGCCGATAATCGGTCCCGTGCCCGGAAGGTGCGAAGAGATTAG
- the LOC121591596 gene encoding N-alpha-acetyltransferase daf-31 — MNIRCAKPEDLMNMQHCNLLCLPENYQMKYYFYHGLTWPQVSYVAEDDKGNIVGYVLAKMEEPEPGEESTHGHITSLAVKRSYRRLGLAQKLMNQASKAMVECFNAQYVSLHVRKSNRAALNLYTNSLGFKILEIEPKYYADGEDAYSMRRDLSELVNNSDRPPAERNELNDVGGDERIITNRQKGPVVLPHHGDGHAGHDGHCC; from the coding sequence ATGAATATCCGCTGCGCCAAGCCCGAAGATCTGATGAACATGCAGCACTGCAATCTGCTGTGCCTGCCGGAAAACTATCAGATGAAGTACTACTTCTACCACGGGCTGACGTGGCCCCAGGTCAGCTACGTGGCGGAGGACGACAAGGGCAACATCGTGGGGTACGTGCTGGCCAAGATGGAGGAGCCGGAACCGGGCGAGGAAAGCACACACGGCCACATTACGTCGCTGGCGGTGAAGCGGTCCTACCGGCGGCTCGGCCTCGCCCAGAAGCTTATGAACCAGGCGTCCAAAGCGATGGTGGAGTGCTTCAACGCGCAGTACGTCTCGCTGCACGTCCGCAAATCGAACCGGGCGGCGCTGAATCTGTACACCAACTCGCTCGGCTTTAAGATACTGGAGATTGAGCCGAAGTACTACGCGGACGGTGAGGATGCGTACTCGATGCGGCGCGATCTTTCCGAGCTGGTGAACAACAGCGACCGGccgccggcggaacggaacgaactgAACGACGTCGGGGGCGACGAGCGGATAATAACGAACCGTCAGAAGGGACCGGTCGTGCTGCCGCATCATGGCGATGGGCACGCGGGACACGATGGACACTGCTGCTAG